One genomic window of Pelmatolapia mariae isolate MD_Pm_ZW linkage group LG5, Pm_UMD_F_2, whole genome shotgun sequence includes the following:
- the LOC134628001 gene encoding taste receptor type 1 member 3-like, translated as MASCLTLLVLCCFFRLSCSESLPEWVSNISTNLFSLSGDIMLGGLFPINDVTSNLSGITEPNQIRCESVNNLGLGLAIAMKYAVDEINGNQTLLPGIKLGYEIYDTCTQSLIIINPTLSFLNEKSNQELPVQCNYTDYETNTVAVIGPLSSEMVSVIGKLLGFFLMPQISYGATSDKFSDNLLYPSFFRTVASDKWQVDVMIKLIEEFGWNWVAIVGSDEAYGQQGVQMFTKLAENTSVCVAYQGLIPVYTDPEPTIKTIINNIQMTNVGVVVVFSLPDQSEIFFKEVIRSNLTVVWIGSTSWAINSQVTSLPNIETIGTVIGFVDKTDILGLFTDYAMELFKKVSEERAKTSTPTINPDNPNDRCPQCLNLSPDNISIVEAPAVQTSSFSVYAAVYSVAQALHNLLECNSTACKWGSGSKIYPWKLSEALRNTSVNINGTRIEFDQYGNPNIGYGVIQWIWTNSSQVDFRNVGEFTEQKLFLNKSLFQWHTNQVPDSTCSAMCGKGQVHRVKGFYSCCFDCIDCLAGTYQANKDDNQCTNCPYRQWSQDRSMNCTDPIFKFFTWDSQDAVIMVLVGTVLLVCQGSVGIVFLMHQETPLVMASGGPLSFVVVLGLMGANLSLLLFLGEPGDVVCRLQLPFTSIFQTVILSVILSISLQILYVTEFPEMAASHLHLLRGPVSWLFVLICCIVQAGLCGWFLQEGPLLSEYVANMTIDFVESFLSCPVSPLIVFALMQGFNYAMALASFMCTFMAVKPLHQYNLARDITFSTLIYCVIWVIFVPIYVGNNRDNNKNRSIVHVYFSLASNFGLLAAYYIPKCYFLLRKPELNKPKYFCTFLEGVPPTQTEEEPQPKAQEGQ; from the exons ATGGCTTCATGTCTCACTCTGCTGGTTTTGTGCTGTTTCTTTAGACTGAGCTGCAGTGAGAGTTTGCCTGAATGGGTCAGCAACATTTCTACCAACCTCTTCAGTTTGTCTGGGGACATTATGCTCGGAGGGCTCTTTCCCATTAACGATGTCACCAGCAACCTCAGTGGCATAACAGAGCCCAACCAGATAAGATGTGAAAG TGTAAATAACCTTGGACTGGGACTTGCTATAGCCATGAAATACGCAGTGGATGAAATCAATGGAAATCAGACTCTCCTCCCTGGCATCAAGTTAGGTTATGAAATCTATGACACTTGCACACAATCTTTAATTATTATAAACCCCACTCTGTCTTTCCTAAATGAAAAATCCAACCAAGAACTACCTGTGCAGTGTAATTACACCGACTATGAGACCAATACAGTTGCAGTGATTGGTCCTCTTAGCTCAGAAATGGTGTCAGTCATTGGAAAACTCCTGGGATTCTTTTTGATGCCACAG ATTAGCTATGGGGCCACCAGTGACAAGTTCAGTGATAATCTTCTCTACCCGTCATTCTTTCGTACTGTGGCCAGTGACAAATGGCAAGTGGATGTCATGATAAAGCTAATAGAGGAATTTGGGTGGAACTGGGTTGCAATTGTGGGCAGTGACGAGGCATACGGGCAACAAGGTGTGCAGATGTTCACCAAATTGGCAGAAAACACATCTGTCTGTGTGGCCTATCAGGGCCTGATTCCAGTGTACACTGACCCCGAACCAACAATCAAAACCATCATAAACAATATACAAATGACCAATGTTGGAGTGGTAGTGGTGTTTTCTCTTCCAGATCAAAGTGAAATCTTTTTTAAAGAG GTTATCAGGAGTAATTTAACGGTTGTGTGGATTGGCAGCACAAGTTGGGCCATCAATAGTCAAGTGACTTCTCTGCCCAACATTGAAACAATTGGAACCGTCATTGGATTTGTTGACAAAACAGACATCCTCGGCCTGTTCACCGATTATGCAATGGAGCTCTTCAAGAAAGTCAGTGAAGAGCGGGCAAAGACATCCACTCCAACTATAAATCCTGACAATCCAAATGATCGCTGCCCACAATGCTTGAATTTGTCACCAGACAACATTAGCATAGTGGAAGCACCAGCCGTGCAGACATCAAGTTTTAGTGTGTATGCTGCAGTTTACAGTGTAGCACAGGCACTGCATAACCTGCTAGAATGCAATTCAACTGCCTGTAAGTGGGGATCTGGAAGCAAAATCTATCCCTGGAAg ctgTCTGAGGCTTTAAGGAACACTTCTGTTAACATAAATGGCACACGTATAGAGTTTGACCAATATGGTAACCCGAACATAGGATATGGTGTGATTCAGTGGATCTGGACAAACTCATCTCAAGTGGACTTTAGAAATGTGGGAGAATTTACTGAACAAAAGCTGTTCCTCAATAAGTCCCTCTTTCAATGGCACACTAATCAG GTTCCCGACTCCACCTGTTCAGCAATGTGTGGCAAAGGCCAGGTCCACAGAGTCAAAGGCTTCTACTCCTGCTGTTTTGACTGTATTGACTGTTTGGCAGGCACCTACCAGGCAAATAAGG ACGACAACCAGTGTACTAACTGTCCTTACCGCCAGTGGTCCCAAGATCGCAGCATGAACTGCACTGACCCCATCTTTAAGTTTTTCACCTGGGACAGCCAGGATGCTGTGATAATGGTGCTGGTTGGTACCGTTCTTTTGGTATGTCAGGGGTCAGTGGGTATCGTGTTCCTGATGCACCAAGAAACCCCCCTGGTAATGGCCTCAGGGGGACCCTTGAGTTTTGTGGTTGTGCTCGGCCTGATGGGAGCCAATCTTAGTCTACTGCTCTTCCTGGGGGAGCCAGGGGATGTGGTGTGTCGTCTTCAGCTGCCCTTCACTTCTATTTTCCAGACTGTCATCCTCTCCGTTATTCTGTCCATCTCACTACAG ATACTCTATGTGACAGAGTTCCCAGAGATGGCTGCCTCTCACCTGCATTTGTTAAGAGGCCCTGTGAGCTGGCTGTTTGTGCTGATCTGCTGCATTGTGCAGGCTGGTCTCTGTGGCTGGTTTCTTCAAGAAGGACCTTTGTTGTCTGAATATGTGGCAAATATGACAATAGACTTTGTAGAATCATTCCTCTCGTGTCCTGTTTCACCTTTGATTGTATTTGCCTTAATGCAAGGTTTCAATTATGCAATGGCCCTTGCATCCTTCATGTGCACCTTCATGGCAGTGAAGCCTCTTCATCAGTATAACTTAGCCAGGGACATCACCTTTTCCACCCTGATCTACTGTGTCATTTGGGTGATCTTTGTTCCAATCTACGTAGGCAACAACAGAGATAATAACAAGAACAGGTCAATTGTCCATGTTTATTTCAGTCTGGCAAGCAACTTTGGACTGCTGGCAGCCTACTACATTCCAAAATGCTACTTCTTGTTAAGGAAACCTGAATTAAACAAACCAAAGTACTTCTGTACCTTCTTAGAGGGCGTCCCACCAACTCAAACAGAAGAGGAgccacagccaaaagcacaggaAGGGCAATAA
- the LOC134627068 gene encoding taste receptor type 1 member 3-like, translating to MASCFTLMAFCCFFRLSCSESLPEWVSNISTNLFSLSGDIMLGGLFPINDVTSSLSDITEPNQIRCESVNKRVLGLAIAMKYAVDEINGNQTLLPGIKLGYEIYDTCRQSSVIINPILSLLTEKSSQELPVQCNYTDYEPSIVAVIGPFESEMVSVIGKLLGFFMLPQISYGATSDKFSDKLLYPSFFRTVPSDKWQVDVMIKLIQEFGWNWVAIVGSDEAYGQQGVQLFTKMTVNTSVCVAYQGLIPVYTDPKPAIKTIINNIQTTNVRVVVVFSLAEQAEYLFREVIRSNLTAVWIGCTSWATHYLVTSLPNIETVGTIIAFLDKTDTLGLFTDYAMELFKKLSEERTKTSTPTINPDSPNNPCPQCWNLSPDNISIVEAPAVQTAAFSVYAAVYSVAQALDNLLECNSTACKWGSGSKIYPWKLLQVLKNTSVNINGTHLDFDNDGNPNIGYNVIQWIWTNSSQVDFRNVGEYTEQKLFLNKSLFQWHTKQIPVSTCSAKCDKGQVLRVKGFYSCCFDCIDCLAGTYQANEDDNQCTKCPGGQWSQHRSTNCTDPIFRFFTWDSQDAVIMMLVGVLLLICQGSVGVMFLMHRGTPLVKASGGPLSFVAVLGLMGACLSLLLFLGEPRDVVCRLQLPFTSIFQTVTLSVILSMSLQIICVTEFPEMAASHLHMLRGPVSWLFVLICCIVQAGLCGWFLQEGPSLSEYVANMTIDFVEFFLSCPVSPLTGFALMQVFNGAMALASFMCTFMAVEPLHQYNLARDITFSTLIYCVIWVIFIPIYVGNNSDNNKIRSIVHVYFSLASNFGLLAAYYFPKCYLLLRKPDLNTAKYFCTFLEGVPITQTQEEQQPKAEEGQ from the exons ATGGCTTCATGTTTCACTCTGATGGCtttctgctgtttctttagacTGAGCTGCAGTGAGAGTTTGCCTGAATGGGTCAGCAACATTTCTACCAACCTCTTCAGTTTATCTGGGGACATTATGCTCGGAGGGCTCTTTCCCATTAACgatgtcaccagcagcctcaGTGACATAACAGAGCCCAACCAGATAAGATGTGAAAG TGTAAACAAACGTGTACTGGGACTTGCTATAGCAATGAAATACGCAGTGGATGAAATAAATGGAAACCAGACTCTCCTCCCTGGCATCAAGTTAGGTTATGAAATCTATGACACATGCAGACAGTCTTCAGTAATTATAAACCCTATTCTGTCTCTCCTAACTGAAAAATCCAGCCAAGAACTACCTGTGCAGTGTAATTACACCGACTATGAGCCCAGTATAGTTGCAGTGATTGGTCCTTTTGAATCAGAAATGGTGTCAGTTATTGGAAAACTCCTGGGATTTTTTATGCTACCACAG ATTAGCTATGGGGCCACCAGCGACAAATTCAGTGATAAACTTCTCTACCCGTCATTCTTTCGTACTGTGCCAAGTGATAAATGGCAAGTGGATGTCATGATAAAGCTAATACAGGAATTTGGCTGGAACTGGGTGGCAATTGTGGGCAGTGACGAGGCATACGGGCAACAAGGTGTGCAGCTGTTCACTAAAATGACAGTAAACACATCTGTCTGTGTGGCCTATCAGGGCCTGATTCCAGTGTACACTGACCCTAAACCAGCGATCAAAACCATCATAAACAATATCCAAACGACCAATGTCAGAGTGGTAGTGGTGTTTTCTCTCGCAGAGCAAGCTGAATACCTTTTTAGAGAG GTTATCAGGAGTAATTTAACAGCTGTGTGGATTGGTTGCACAAGTTGGGCAACCCACTATCTAGTGACTTCTCTGCCCAACATTGAAACAGTTGGCACAATCATTGCATTCCTTGACAAAACAGACACCCTCGGCCTGTTCACAGATTATGCAATGGAGCTTTTCAAGAAACTCAGTGAAGAGCGGACAAAGACATCCACTCCAACCATAAATCCTGACAGTCCAAACAATCCCTGCCCACAATGCTGGAATTTGTCACCAGACAACATTAGCATAGTGGAAGCACCTGCAGTCCAGACAGCAGCTTTCAGTGTGTATGCTGCCGTTTACAGTGTAGCACAGGCACTGGATAACCTGCTGGAGTGCAATTCAACTGCCTGTAAGTGGGGATCTGGAAGCAAAATCTATCCCTGGAag CTCTTGCAGGTTTTAAAGAACACTTCTGTTAACATAAATGGCACACATCTAGACTTTGACAATGATGGCAATCCGAACATAGGATACAATGTGATTCAGTGGATCTGGACAAACTCATCTCAAGTGGACTTTAGAAATGTGGGAGAATATACTGAACAAAAGCTGTTCCTCAACAAGTCCCTCTTTCAGTGGCACACTAAACAG ATTCCTGTGTCCACCTGTTCAGCAAAATGTGACAAAGGCCAGGTCCTCAGAGTCAAAGGCTTCTATTCCTGCTGTTTTGACTGCATCGACTGTTTGGCAGGCACCTATCAGGCAAATGAAG ATGACAACCAGTGTACTAAATGTCCCGGCGGTCAGTGGTCCCAGCACCGCAGCACGAACTGCACTGACCCCATCTTTAGGTTTTTCACCTGGGACAGCCAGGATGCTGTAATAATGATGCTGGTtggtgtgctgctgctgatatGTCAGGGGTCGGTGGGTGTAATGTTCCTGATGCACCGAGGAACCCCCCTGGTTAAGGCTTCTGGGGGACCCTTGAGTTTTGTGGCTGTGCTCGGCCTGATGGGAGCATGTCTCAGTCTGCTGCTCTTCCTGGGGGAGCCCAGGGATGTGGTCTGCCGTCTTCAGCTGCCCTTCACTTCTATTTTCCAGACTGTCACCCTCTCCGTTATCCTGTCCATGTCACTACAG ataATTTGCGTGACAGAGTTCCCAGAGATGGCTGCCTCTCACCTGCATATGTTAAGAGGCCCTGTGAGCTGGCTGTTTGTGCTGATCTGCTGCATTGTGCAGGCTGGTCTCTGTGGCTGGTTTCTTCAAGAAGGACCTTCATTGTCTGAATATGTGGCAAATATGACAATAGACTTTGTAGAATTCTTCCTCTCGTGTCCTGTTTCACCTTTGACTGGATTTGCTTTAATGCAAGTTTTCAATGGTGCAATGGCACTTGCATCATTCATGTGCACCTTCATGGCAGTGGAGCCTCTTCATCAGTATAACTTAGCCAGGGACATCACCTTTTCCACCCTGATCTACTGTGTCATTTGGGTGATCTTTATTCCTATCTACGTAGGCAACAACAGTGATAATAACAAGATCCGGTCAATTGTCCATGTTTATTTCAGCCTGGCAAGCAACTTTGGACTGTTGGCAGCCTACTACTTTCCAAAATGCTATTTGTTGTTAAGGAAGCCTGACTTAAACACAGCAAAGTACTTCTGTACCTTCTTAGAGGGCGTCCCAATAACTCAAACTCAGGAAGAGCAACAGCCAAAAGCAGAGGAAGGGCAATAA